In the genome of Rhizobium etli 8C-3, one region contains:
- the urtE gene encoding urea ABC transporter ATP-binding subunit UrtE: MLTVENANLHYGAAQALRGISIKAQMGKITCVLGRNGVGKSSLLRAVTGQHPLSAGTVSFNDVALNGMPPYARAKQGIGYVPQGREIFPLLTVKENLETGFAPLGRRDRNIPDDIFSLFPVLRSMLSRRGGDLSGGQQQQLAIGRAMVTRPKILVLDEPTEGIQPSIIKDIGRAIRYLRDSTGMAILLVEQYLDFCRELGDYVYIMDRGEVVHEGSAETLDTPEARRHLTV; the protein is encoded by the coding sequence ATGCTGACAGTTGAAAACGCAAACCTTCATTATGGCGCCGCACAAGCGTTGCGCGGCATCTCGATCAAGGCGCAGATGGGCAAGATCACTTGCGTGCTGGGGCGGAACGGTGTGGGGAAGAGCTCTCTTCTCCGCGCCGTCACCGGCCAGCATCCGCTCTCGGCCGGAACGGTGAGCTTCAATGACGTGGCGTTGAACGGCATGCCGCCTTATGCGCGCGCCAAGCAGGGTATCGGCTATGTGCCGCAGGGGCGCGAGATTTTCCCGCTGCTCACCGTCAAGGAAAATCTTGAAACCGGCTTTGCTCCGCTTGGCCGCCGCGACCGCAACATCCCCGACGATATCTTCAGCCTCTTCCCGGTGCTGAGGTCGATGTTGTCGCGTCGCGGCGGCGATCTTTCTGGCGGCCAGCAGCAGCAATTGGCAATCGGCCGGGCGATGGTGACGCGGCCGAAGATCCTGGTGCTGGACGAGCCGACCGAAGGCATCCAGCCGTCGATCATCAAGGACATCGGCCGGGCGATCCGCTATCTGCGCGATTCAACCGGCATGGCAATCCTGCTCGTGGAGCAGTATCTCGACTTCTGCCGTGAGCTTGGCGACTACGTCTACATCATGGACCGCGGCGAGGTCGTCCACGAGGGGTCGGCAGAAACGCTCGATACGCCCGAGGCCAGGCGCCACCTGACCGTCTGA
- the urtD gene encoding urea ABC transporter ATP-binding protein UrtD — protein MIPDIKPNSVLYLNNVSVSFDGFKALNSLSIVIEPGELRAIIGPNGAGKTTMMDIITGKTRPDEGEVYFNGDIDLTKKDEADIAQLGIGRKFQKPTVFESHTVWDNLELALNRKRGVFPTLFYRLSSEDKARIEEILKTVRLTNRSGDLAASLSHGQKQWLEIGMLLAQEPKLLLVDEPVAGMTDAETVETAILLREIAKTRSVVVVEHDMGFIRDLGVKVTCLAEGSVLAEGSIDFVSSDAKVIENYLGR, from the coding sequence ATGATACCGGATATCAAACCCAACAGCGTGCTCTACCTCAACAACGTCTCGGTGTCCTTCGACGGCTTCAAAGCGCTGAACTCGCTTTCGATCGTCATCGAGCCCGGCGAGCTTCGCGCCATCATCGGCCCCAACGGTGCCGGCAAGACGACGATGATGGACATCATCACCGGCAAGACGCGGCCCGATGAGGGCGAGGTTTATTTCAACGGCGATATCGACCTCACGAAGAAAGATGAAGCCGATATCGCCCAACTCGGCATAGGCCGCAAATTCCAGAAGCCCACGGTCTTCGAAAGCCATACGGTCTGGGACAATCTGGAGCTGGCACTCAATCGCAAGCGCGGCGTTTTCCCGACGCTCTTTTATCGCCTCTCGTCTGAAGACAAGGCGCGCATCGAGGAAATCTTGAAGACCGTGCGGCTGACGAATCGCAGCGGCGATCTGGCAGCCAGTCTGTCTCACGGGCAGAAGCAATGGCTGGAGATCGGCATGCTGCTTGCACAGGAGCCGAAGCTGCTGCTGGTCGACGAGCCGGTTGCCGGCATGACCGATGCCGAAACCGTGGAGACGGCAATCCTGCTGCGGGAAATCGCCAAGACCCGCTCCGTCGTCGTCGTCGAGCACGACATGGGCTTCATCCGCGACCTCGGCGTAAAGGTCACCTGCCTGGCGGAAGGGTCCGTGCTTGCCGAGGGATCGATCGATTTCGTGAGTTCCGATGCGAAGGTGATCGAGAATTATTTGGGGCGCTGA
- the urtC gene encoding urea ABC transporter permease subunit UrtC, with protein MITAFLLRSLDRKISIAVAILLTVAVLVPVLNLMTGPDNTLHIPTYIMALFGKYLTYALLALALDLVWGFCGILSLGHGAFFALGGYAMGMYLMRQIGSRGVYGDPILPDFMVFLNWKELPWFWYGFDQFWFAALMVLVVPGLLAFVFGWFAFRSRVNGVYLSIITQAMTYALLLAFFRNDMGFGGNNGMTDFKDILGFNVQADGTRAALFAATATLLALSLLIASAIVRSKFGKVLVGVRDAESRTRFLGYRVEHFKLFTFVVSAMMAGIAGALYVPQVGIINPGEFAPANSIEVVIWTAVGGRSTLIGPIIGAILVNGGKTIFTGLFPEFWLFALGGLFVAVTLFLPKGIVGTIAQFLGKKKSRTETAPPAFQEEGVDAKIQAAE; from the coding sequence ATGATTACGGCCTTCCTTCTCCGGTCTCTCGATCGCAAGATTTCCATTGCCGTCGCCATTCTGCTCACGGTCGCCGTGCTGGTGCCGGTTCTGAACCTCATGACGGGTCCGGACAATACATTGCATATCCCGACCTACATCATGGCGCTGTTCGGCAAGTACCTCACCTATGCTTTGTTGGCCCTGGCACTCGACCTGGTCTGGGGTTTTTGCGGCATCCTTTCGCTCGGTCACGGCGCCTTCTTCGCACTCGGCGGTTATGCGATGGGCATGTATCTGATGCGCCAGATCGGGTCGCGCGGCGTTTATGGCGACCCGATCCTGCCCGACTTCATGGTGTTTCTGAACTGGAAAGAACTGCCCTGGTTCTGGTACGGCTTCGACCAGTTCTGGTTTGCAGCGCTGATGGTGCTGGTGGTGCCTGGGCTGCTCGCCTTCGTCTTCGGCTGGTTCGCCTTCCGGAGCAGAGTGAACGGCGTCTATCTGTCGATCATCACCCAGGCCATGACCTATGCGCTGCTGCTTGCCTTCTTCCGCAACGACATGGGCTTCGGCGGCAATAACGGCATGACCGACTTCAAGGACATCCTCGGCTTCAACGTACAGGCCGACGGAACGCGCGCAGCGCTCTTCGCCGCGACCGCAACCCTCCTGGCGCTGTCCCTGCTGATTGCTTCGGCCATCGTGCGTTCGAAGTTCGGCAAGGTGCTGGTCGGTGTGCGCGATGCGGAAAGCCGGACGCGCTTCCTCGGCTACCGCGTCGAACACTTCAAGCTCTTCACCTTTGTCGTCTCGGCGATGATGGCGGGCATTGCAGGCGCGCTCTACGTGCCGCAGGTCGGCATCATCAATCCTGGAGAATTCGCACCGGCAAACTCCATCGAGGTCGTCATCTGGACGGCCGTCGGCGGCCGCTCGACGCTGATCGGGCCGATTATCGGTGCGATTCTGGTCAATGGCGGCAAAACCATCTTCACCGGACTTTTTCCTGAGTTCTGGCTCTTTGCGCTCGGCGGTCTCTTCGTTGCCGTCACGCTGTTCCTGCCGAAAGGTATCGTCGGCACGATCGCCCAATTCCTCGGCAAGAAGAAGTCGAGGACGGAAACGGCGCCGCCTGCTTTTCAGGAAGAAGGCGTCGACGCGAAAATCCAGGCAGCGGAGTGA
- the urtB gene encoding urea ABC transporter permease subunit UrtB, whose protein sequence is MFRAIKIFLLTICLALPAFATALEAQDDVHALVDALGAGGFQEREAAIKALVASGDLHVGQILQQLSDGQLYVNSEEGGPVLLLGGTDDEPTYSDPITGQAVADIDPDYMSKVKINNSLRGVIASAMSTLTLLSPDRSARLAAAQGLLKDSDPSNLQLLNAALADEKDAEIKNTMEAARAVMMLKSDVSAEDKKSAIDTIAARGDRNALTILTTAMETAPDDLKAGIEANIASIKRNLALWDIVQNVWYGLSLGSVLLLAAIGLAITFGVMGVINMAHGEMVMIGAYTTYVVQEHIASSFPQLATYSLVIAIPAAFVFTGFVGLVIERMVIRYLYGRPLETLLATWGVSLILQQAVRTIFGPTNREVRNPSWMSGAFELGGLSITWNRMWIIVFSMMVFVTLLLLLKRSDFGLQMRAVTQNRRMASSMGIRTGWVDAFTFALGSGIAGMAGVALSQIDNVSPNLGQSYIIDSFMVVVFGGVGNLWGTLVGALSLGVVNKFLEPFAGAVLGKILVLVLIILFIQKRPRGLFALKGRAVEA, encoded by the coding sequence ATGTTTCGCGCCATCAAGATTTTCCTTCTGACGATCTGCCTTGCCCTGCCGGCCTTCGCCACGGCGCTCGAGGCCCAGGACGATGTCCACGCTCTTGTCGATGCGCTCGGTGCCGGCGGCTTTCAGGAGCGCGAAGCCGCCATCAAGGCTCTTGTGGCTTCAGGAGATCTGCACGTCGGCCAGATCCTGCAGCAGCTGAGCGACGGCCAGCTTTACGTGAATTCCGAAGAAGGCGGGCCAGTTCTCCTGCTGGGTGGCACCGACGACGAGCCGACCTATTCCGACCCGATCACCGGCCAGGCTGTCGCCGATATCGATCCCGACTACATGTCCAAGGTCAAGATCAACAATTCCCTGCGTGGCGTGATCGCCAGCGCCATGAGCACGCTGACGCTGCTGAGCCCGGACCGTTCCGCAAGGCTTGCAGCCGCTCAGGGGCTGCTGAAGGATTCCGACCCTTCCAATCTTCAGCTTCTGAACGCGGCACTCGCCGATGAAAAAGATGCCGAAATCAAGAATACGATGGAAGCGGCCCGCGCCGTCATGATGCTGAAGAGCGATGTCAGCGCCGAAGACAAGAAGTCGGCGATCGATACAATCGCGGCTCGCGGAGACCGCAACGCACTCACCATCCTGACCACCGCGATGGAGACTGCACCCGACGACCTGAAGGCCGGCATCGAGGCCAATATCGCCAGTATCAAGCGCAACCTGGCGCTCTGGGATATCGTGCAGAACGTCTGGTACGGCCTGTCGCTCGGCTCGGTGCTGCTGCTGGCGGCAATCGGGCTTGCCATCACCTTCGGTGTCATGGGCGTCATCAACATGGCCCATGGCGAAATGGTGATGATCGGCGCTTACACTACCTATGTCGTGCAGGAACACATCGCATCGAGCTTTCCCCAACTTGCAACCTATTCGCTGGTGATTGCGATTCCGGCGGCCTTTGTCTTCACTGGCTTCGTCGGCCTCGTCATTGAGCGCATGGTCATCCGTTATCTTTACGGCCGCCCGCTCGAAACGTTGCTGGCGACATGGGGCGTATCGCTTATCCTGCAGCAGGCGGTTCGCACGATCTTCGGCCCGACCAATCGCGAAGTGCGCAATCCAAGCTGGATGTCCGGCGCCTTCGAACTCGGCGGGCTGTCAATCACTTGGAACCGCATGTGGATCATCGTCTTTTCAATGATGGTCTTCGTGACGTTGCTGCTGCTCTTGAAGCGCTCCGACTTCGGTCTGCAGATGCGCGCGGTCACGCAGAACCGCCGCATGGCTTCGTCGATGGGAATCCGCACCGGTTGGGTCGATGCCTTCACCTTCGCGCTCGGCTCCGGCATCGCCGGCATGGCGGGTGTAGCGCTCTCGCAGATCGACAACGTCTCGCCGAACCTTGGCCAGAGCTACATCATCGACAGCTTCATGGTCGTGGTCTTCGGCGGCGTCGGCAATCTTTGGGGCACGTTGGTGGGCGCGTTGTCGCTCGGCGTCGTCAACAAGTTCCTCGAGCCCTTCGCCGGCGCGGTGCTCGGCAAGATCCTCGTGCTCGTCCTCATCATCCTTTTCATCCAGAAGCGTCCGCGCGGGCTCTTCGCACTCAAAGGAAGGGCGGTGGAAGCATGA
- the urtA gene encoding urea ABC transporter substrate-binding protein, protein MNLKSYVTGAALGAVMAASAAFHGAAAAADTIKVGVLHSLSGTMAISETTLKDAMLMLIDEQNKKGGLLGKKLEAVVVDPASDWPLFAEKARELIEKDKVAAVFGCWTSSSRKSVLPVFEELNSLLFYPVQYEGEESSRNIFYTGAAPNQQAIPAVDYLMEKEGVKRFVLEGTDYVYPRTTNKILEAYLVSKGIPKEDIIVNYTPFGFSDWQTEVSKIKEFGSSGKKTAVVSTINGDANVPFYKELGNQGIKATDIPVVAFSVGEEELAGLDTKPLVGHLAAWNYFESVESPANKKFIKEWHAFTKNDKRVTNDPMEAAYIGFNAWVKAVQAAGTTDTDKVLDSIIGTTVPNLSGGYATVMPNHHITKPVLIGEIQADGQFEIVQETSAVVGDEWSDFLPDSKDLISDWRKPMNCGNFNVATGKCGGKGS, encoded by the coding sequence ATGAATCTCAAGTCCTATGTAACGGGCGCCGCGCTTGGCGCCGTCATGGCGGCGTCAGCCGCCTTCCACGGAGCCGCAGCCGCCGCCGACACGATCAAGGTCGGCGTTCTGCATTCGCTCTCCGGTACCATGGCCATCTCCGAAACGACGCTGAAAGATGCCATGCTTATGCTCATCGACGAGCAGAACAAAAAGGGTGGCCTTCTCGGCAAGAAGCTGGAAGCGGTTGTCGTCGATCCAGCCTCCGATTGGCCGCTGTTTGCCGAAAAGGCACGCGAGCTGATCGAAAAGGACAAGGTTGCGGCCGTCTTCGGTTGCTGGACCTCGTCTTCGCGCAAGTCGGTCCTGCCCGTTTTCGAAGAGCTGAACTCGTTGCTCTTCTATCCGGTTCAGTATGAAGGCGAAGAGTCTTCGCGCAATATCTTCTATACGGGCGCTGCTCCGAACCAGCAGGCGATCCCGGCTGTCGACTACCTGATGGAAAAGGAAGGTGTTAAGCGCTTCGTGCTTGAAGGCACCGACTACGTCTATCCGCGCACCACCAACAAGATCCTGGAAGCCTACCTCGTATCCAAGGGTATCCCGAAGGAAGACATCATCGTCAACTACACGCCCTTCGGCTTCTCCGACTGGCAGACGGAAGTCTCCAAGATCAAGGAGTTCGGCTCGTCCGGCAAGAAGACAGCCGTCGTCTCCACCATCAACGGCGACGCCAATGTTCCCTTCTACAAGGAACTGGGCAACCAGGGCATCAAGGCAACCGACATCCCGGTCGTCGCCTTCTCCGTCGGCGAAGAAGAGCTTGCCGGTCTCGACACCAAGCCGCTCGTCGGTCACCTCGCAGCCTGGAACTACTTCGAGTCGGTCGAAAGCCCGGCCAACAAGAAGTTCATCAAGGAATGGCACGCCTTCACCAAGAACGACAAGCGCGTGACCAACGATCCCATGGAAGCCGCCTATATCGGCTTCAATGCATGGGTCAAGGCTGTCCAGGCGGCCGGAACGACCGATACCGACAAGGTTCTCGACAGCATCATCGGCACCACGGTTCCGAACCTCTCCGGCGGCTATGCCACCGTTATGCCGAACCACCACATAACCAAGCCGGTGCTGATTGGCGAAATCCAGGCCGATGGCCAGTTCGAAATAGTCCAGGAAACGTCAGCCGTCGTCGGCGACGAATGGTCCGACTTCCTGCCGGACTCCAAGGACCTGATCTCCGATTGGCGCAAGCCCATGAACTGCGGCAACTTCAACGTTGCAACGGGCAAGTGCGGCGGCAAGGGCTCCTGA
- a CDS encoding ATP-binding protein, with the protein MAARQRIIPVRREYNRWVANQTLEDYALRFTAKSARQFSSQRISQTAIGAISFLALEAIGGAITLSYGTTNAFYAIVVASIAMLAIGLPISRYAIRHGVDIDLLTRGASFGYIGSTITSLIYASFTFMLFAIEASIMSGALELTLGIPLWIGYIVSAVMVIPLVTYGVKLISRFQLVTQPFWIVLNILPFIFIAFLDWEKFDLWRAFAGIRHASGPPGTVADFNLMEFGAASAVILALMSQIGEQADFLRFLPPGGQRKLRHRLAVFLAGPGWVIIGAPKLLAGSFLVVLTLSAGVPVDRAADPAQMYLTAFGYMIPWDIGALLLMAAFVVVSQLKINVMNAYAGSLAWSNFFSRLTHSHPGRVIWLIFNVAIALLLMELGIYRLLEETLGIFSIIAMAWLCTISADLFINKPLGLAPPGIEFKRAHLYDINPVGLGAMGLSATVALVAHFGVFGAVAASLAPYITLVIALTASPLIAWATKGKFYLARKPRHSWKNLTNITCSVCEHPFEPEDMAWCPAYAAPICSLCCSLDSRCHDMCKPKARFNTQVGTVAKALLPETVIEKLSTRLGRYGIAVVLALTAVGGILAMIAHQVASASPETAEVVNGTILIVFFVFSVIAGVVCWFYVLAHDSRVVAEEESSRQNTLLLREIAAHKKTDAALQNAKEAAEAANRAKSRYVVGLSHELRTPLNAVLGYAQILERDETIPAPRQSSIKVIRRSAEHLSGLIDGLLDISKIEAGRLQVYSNEINIHDFLDQIVDMFRPQAQAKGLAFRHERSPSLPQFVRTDEKRLRQILVNLLSNAIKFTDEGSVTFDVGYRSQVATFTVTDTGRGIAEKDLSRIYEPFQRGEAESVRPMPGLGLGLTITQLLTNTLGGEISVSSEKDNGSTFRVRLMLFAVMREMVAPPQEKKIVSYDGPRRTIVVVDDNEDHREMMREILVPLDFVVLTAGNGPDCLTLIEGIQPDLFLVDISMPGMNGWQLVSRLRETGQTSPIVMLSANIGDAAAAADSDGSHSDAIGKPVDIKQLRDKLALHLGLKWIYADTAQTTISVAQPPMKSPGCAHIEELLRLGEIGYIRGIEAKLADLAKVEANQPFANELSTYVAAFDLAGFMTFLHGFDEKVETIG; encoded by the coding sequence ATGGCAGCGCGCCAACGCATTATTCCGGTAAGACGCGAATATAATCGCTGGGTTGCCAACCAGACGCTGGAAGACTATGCGCTGCGCTTCACCGCCAAGAGCGCCCGGCAATTTTCCTCGCAGCGCATCTCGCAGACGGCGATCGGTGCGATTTCCTTTCTCGCGCTCGAAGCGATCGGGGGTGCCATCACCCTCTCCTATGGCACGACCAACGCCTTCTACGCGATCGTCGTCGCCTCGATCGCCATGCTCGCGATCGGTTTGCCGATCAGCCGTTATGCAATCAGGCACGGCGTTGACATCGACCTTCTCACGCGCGGGGCAAGCTTCGGCTATATCGGCTCGACGATTACCTCGCTGATTTACGCCAGCTTCACCTTCATGCTCTTTGCGATCGAGGCTTCGATCATGTCGGGGGCGCTGGAACTGACGCTCGGCATCCCGCTCTGGATCGGCTACATCGTCAGCGCCGTCATGGTGATCCCGCTGGTGACCTACGGCGTCAAGCTGATCAGCAGGTTCCAGCTCGTCACCCAGCCCTTCTGGATCGTGCTCAATATCCTTCCCTTCATCTTCATCGCATTCCTGGATTGGGAAAAGTTCGATCTCTGGCGCGCCTTCGCCGGCATTCGTCACGCTTCGGGCCCGCCAGGTACAGTCGCGGATTTCAACCTGATGGAGTTCGGGGCTGCTTCTGCCGTGATCCTTGCCCTCATGTCCCAGATCGGCGAACAGGCGGACTTTCTCCGCTTCCTGCCACCGGGCGGACAGCGCAAGCTGCGTCATCGCCTCGCCGTCTTTCTGGCCGGCCCCGGCTGGGTCATCATCGGGGCACCGAAGCTGCTTGCCGGCTCCTTTCTCGTCGTTCTGACGTTAAGCGCCGGCGTTCCAGTCGATCGCGCCGCCGATCCGGCGCAGATGTATCTGACCGCTTTCGGCTACATGATCCCCTGGGATATCGGGGCATTGCTGCTGATGGCGGCCTTTGTCGTCGTTTCGCAGTTGAAGATCAACGTGATGAACGCCTATGCCGGCTCGCTCGCATGGTCGAACTTTTTCTCGCGCCTGACCCATAGCCACCCCGGTCGAGTCATCTGGCTTATCTTCAACGTCGCAATCGCCCTTCTTCTCATGGAACTCGGCATCTACCGACTGCTTGAGGAAACGCTCGGGATATTTTCGATCATCGCCATGGCCTGGCTTTGCACGATTTCAGCCGATCTCTTCATCAACAAGCCGCTCGGCCTTGCTCCGCCAGGCATCGAGTTCAAGCGCGCCCATCTCTACGACATTAACCCGGTCGGCCTCGGCGCCATGGGCCTTTCGGCAACGGTCGCGCTGGTTGCGCATTTCGGCGTCTTCGGCGCCGTTGCCGCTTCGCTTGCACCCTACATCACGCTGGTGATCGCGCTCACGGCCTCGCCGCTGATCGCCTGGGCGACGAAGGGCAAGTTCTACCTGGCGCGCAAACCGCGTCACAGCTGGAAGAACCTGACGAACATCACCTGTTCCGTCTGTGAACATCCGTTCGAGCCGGAGGACATGGCCTGGTGCCCGGCCTATGCGGCGCCGATTTGCTCGCTCTGCTGCTCGCTCGACAGCCGCTGTCACGACATGTGCAAGCCGAAAGCGCGGTTCAACACGCAGGTCGGCACCGTCGCCAAGGCCTTGCTGCCGGAGACCGTGATCGAGAAATTGTCGACCCGTCTCGGGCGTTACGGCATTGCAGTGGTTCTGGCCCTGACAGCGGTCGGCGGGATCCTTGCGATGATTGCCCATCAGGTCGCCTCGGCCTCTCCGGAAACGGCGGAGGTCGTCAACGGAACGATCCTGATCGTCTTCTTCGTCTTTTCCGTCATCGCCGGCGTCGTCTGCTGGTTCTACGTGCTGGCCCATGACAGCCGCGTCGTCGCCGAAGAGGAATCGTCGCGTCAAAATACTCTGCTCCTGAGGGAAATCGCCGCGCATAAAAAGACCGACGCAGCGCTTCAAAATGCCAAGGAGGCGGCAGAAGCCGCGAACCGGGCGAAAAGCAGGTATGTGGTGGGCTTGAGCCATGAGCTGCGTACGCCGCTCAACGCCGTGCTCGGTTATGCCCAGATCCTTGAGCGCGACGAGACCATTCCCGCGCCGCGCCAATCATCCATCAAGGTCATCCGCCGCAGCGCCGAACATCTTTCCGGGCTGATCGACGGCTTGCTGGACATTTCCAAGATCGAGGCGGGCCGCCTGCAGGTCTATTCCAATGAAATCAACATCCACGATTTTCTCGACCAGATCGTCGACATGTTCCGCCCGCAGGCGCAGGCCAAGGGCCTTGCTTTCAGGCATGAGCGCTCTCCGTCTCTTCCGCAGTTCGTCCGCACCGACGAGAAACGCTTGCGCCAAATCCTCGTCAATCTGCTTTCGAACGCCATCAAGTTTACCGACGAGGGGAGCGTGACCTTTGATGTGGGCTATCGCAGCCAGGTCGCGACCTTCACCGTTACCGACACCGGTCGCGGCATTGCCGAAAAGGACCTAAGCCGCATCTACGAACCTTTCCAGCGGGGTGAGGCCGAAAGCGTCCGACCCATGCCGGGGCTTGGGTTGGGGCTGACGATCACGCAACTCCTCACCAACACGCTCGGCGGCGAAATTTCCGTCAGCAGCGAGAAGGACAATGGCTCGACCTTCCGCGTTCGCCTGATGCTATTTGCCGTGATGCGCGAAATGGTCGCGCCGCCCCAGGAAAAGAAGATCGTCAGCTATGACGGCCCGCGCCGGACGATCGTCGTCGTCGACGACAACGAAGATCATCGCGAGATGATGCGGGAAATCCTGGTGCCGCTCGATTTCGTCGTGTTGACGGCGGGCAACGGCCCGGATTGCCTCACGCTGATCGAAGGCATTCAGCCGGACCTCTTTCTCGTCGATATTTCCATGCCCGGCATGAACGGCTGGCAACTCGTATCGCGCTTGCGCGAAACCGGCCAGACCTCCCCGATCGTCATGCTCTCCGCCAATATCGGAGACGCCGCGGCCGCGGCCGACAGCGATGGCAGCCACAGCGATGCAATCGGCAAGCCTGTCGATATCAAGCAGCTTCGCGACAAGCTGGCGCTGCATCTTGGCCTGAAGTGGATCTATGCCGACACCGCCCAAACAACCATTTCCGTGGCTCAGCCGCCGATGAAAAGCCCCGGCTGCGCCCATATCGAGGAATTGCTCCGCCTCGGCGAGATCGGCTATATCCGCGGCATCGAAGCCAAGCTCGCAGACCTTGCCAAGGTGGAGGCAAATCAGCCATTTGCGAATGAACTAAGCACCTATGTCGCCGCCTTCGATCTTGCCGGCTTCATGACCTTCCTGCACGGCTTCGACGAAAAGGTAGAAACCATTGGCTGA
- a CDS encoding response regulator transcription factor — MAEPALPRDIVLLVDDSPEALGFLTDALEQSGFSVLIATSGSAALNIVERITPDLILLDAVMPSMDGFETCRKLKANAAVSQVPVIFMTGLTETEHVVHALESGGVDYLTKPINIDELRARIRVHLRNARSAQSARVALDAAGRHLLAVKGDGAVHWSTPQATRLVNAATGSDDGMDIVTNHIADWMRTRAAAGRDSIISIANAGQATLQLGFLGTIGPDEYLFRLTAANHRSDDAVLRQHFSLTQRESEVLLWIAKGKANRDIGEILGLSARTVNKHLEQIYVKLGVENRASAAVKAAHVLHEM; from the coding sequence TTGGCTGAACCGGCCCTCCCCCGCGATATCGTTCTGCTGGTCGACGACTCCCCCGAGGCGCTGGGGTTCTTGACCGATGCGTTGGAACAGTCCGGTTTTTCCGTACTGATCGCAACCTCGGGCTCCGCAGCCTTGAACATCGTCGAGCGCATCACGCCGGATCTAATCCTGCTCGACGCGGTCATGCCTTCGATGGATGGCTTCGAGACCTGCCGGAAGCTGAAGGCCAATGCGGCCGTCAGCCAGGTGCCGGTGATCTTCATGACCGGCCTCACCGAAACCGAACACGTCGTCCACGCGCTGGAATCGGGCGGGGTCGACTATTTGACCAAGCCGATCAATATCGACGAGCTTCGCGCCCGCATTCGTGTGCATCTACGCAACGCGCGTTCGGCGCAAAGCGCCCGCGTGGCCCTCGACGCTGCCGGACGCCACCTGCTTGCCGTCAAAGGCGACGGTGCCGTTCACTGGTCGACGCCGCAGGCAACCCGCCTCGTCAACGCAGCGACGGGCAGTGACGACGGCATGGACATCGTCACCAATCACATCGCCGATTGGATGAGAACGCGCGCTGCAGCCGGGCGCGATTCAATCATCTCCATCGCCAACGCAGGCCAGGCAACGCTTCAACTCGGTTTCCTGGGAACCATCGGCCCCGACGAATATCTCTTCCGCCTGACCGCCGCCAACCATCGCAGCGACGACGCCGTGCTTCGCCAGCATTTCTCCCTGACCCAGCGCGAATCGGAGGTGCTGCTCTGGATCGCCAAGGGCAAGGCAAATCGCGACATCGGCGAAATTTTGGGACTATCGGCTCGCACGGTGAACAAGCACCTGGAGCAGATCTACGTGAAGCTTGGCGTCGAAAACCGGGCCTCGGCTGCGGTCAAGGCGGCACATGTGCTGCATGAGATGTGA
- a CDS encoding GNAT family N-acetyltransferase, which produces MIRKATERDIARIVEIRNSVTENRLSDPGKITLDELRWFIANPGIFVWEQQGDVQGFCAGDPRNGNLWALFVDDAFAKRGIGTALLARACSVLEDAGHDRIWLTTDPGTRAERLYRQAGWELIGEKDDELLFELKLPGGST; this is translated from the coding sequence TTGATCCGGAAGGCTACAGAACGGGATATCGCACGCATCGTGGAAATCCGAAACAGCGTTACCGAAAACAGGCTATCGGATCCCGGCAAGATTACACTCGACGAACTGCGCTGGTTTATTGCAAACCCCGGAATATTCGTCTGGGAACAGCAGGGCGACGTCCAAGGCTTTTGCGCCGGCGACCCGCGCAACGGCAACCTCTGGGCGCTCTTTGTCGATGACGCTTTCGCAAAGCGCGGCATCGGAACGGCCCTTCTTGCCAGGGCCTGCTCGGTCCTGGAGGATGCGGGCCATGATCGCATCTGGCTGACAACAGACCCGGGAACAAGAGCCGAGAGGCTCTATCGTCAAGCTGGCTGGGAACTGATCGGCGAGAAGGACGACGAGCTGCTTTTCGAACTGAAGCTTCCGGGCGGCAGTACTTGA